The region TGAACTCATTCTGTAAACCACTGGTCTTAACCTCTGCCACTTTTCCATAGACCTCCCACTGTTTTTCAGCGGTTTAGCGCCTCCATTTTGCTTCGGTCAGGCGAAGCGGCAGCCCGCCATTTTGGCGATTTTTGATGTGGTGACAGAGAGTTAGTGCCGGATTTTCAGATAAAGATTATACTTGCTGCACCGGCCGATCCTGCATAATCGACCCCACGTATTCACTTCATGAAATGGAATAAATATGACCAAGCTTAAAGCAGTAATCCCGGTTGCGGGTCTCGGTATGCATATGCTCCCTGCAACGAAAGCCATCCCGAAAGAGATGCTGCCTATCGTCGACAAACCAATGATTCAATACATCGTTGACGAGTGCGTAGCGGCGGGCATCAAGGAGATTGTGCTGGTCACCCATGCTTCCAAAAATGCAGTGGAAAACCACTTCGACACCACTTATGAGCTGGAAGCGCTGCTTGAAGCGCGCGTAAAACGTCAGCTGCTGAGCGAAGTGCAATCAATCTGTCCTCCTGGCGTGACTATCATGAACGTGCGTCAGGCGAACCCGTTGGGCCTCGGCCACTCAGTGCTGTGTGCACGTCCAATGATCGGTGATAACCCGTTCGTGGTGGTACTGCCAGATGTGCTGCTGGATGACTCAACCGCTGACCACCTGCGCTACAACCTCGCTGCGATGGTCGCGCGCTTCGAAGAAACCGGTCACTCACAGGTGCTGGCGAAACACATGCCGGGCGAAGATCTGACCGAATACGGTGTTCTGACCACCGAAGCGCCAATTGATAACCCAGGTGACATCAGCACCATCACCAACATCATTGAAAAGCCAGAAGCGGGCCAGCTGGATTCAGACCTGACTGCGGTTGGTCGTTATGTGCTGTCTGCGGATATCTGGCAAGAGCTGGAAAATACCGAGCCAGGCGCTTGGGGCCGTATCCAGCTGACCGATGCCATCGCCTCACTCAGCAAGAAAAAACCGGTAGATGCACAATTGCTGACCGGTACCAGCTTCGACTGTGGTAAAAAAATGGGCTACATGCAGGCCTTCGTTTCTTACGGTCTGCGTAACAACGCGCAGGGCCGTGATTTCCGTGAAGCTATCCAGAAAATCCTGGCGAAATAATCCATTCTCATGCCGCGCCGCTTGCGCGGTTTAAAGGAGTACACATGGCTATTTTGGTAACGGGCGGAGCAGGGTACATCGGCTCCCATACGGTGCTGGCGCTGTTAGAGCGCGGCGACGACGTTGTGGTCCTGGATAACCTTTGCAATGCTTCGCGCGAAGCCGTCAATCGCGTGGAGAAGTTGTCTGGCAAGAAAGCGGTGTTCGTTGAAGGCGACATCCGCGATCGCGCTTGCCTGCGTGACTTGTTTGCGGCCAACGACATCTCTGCAGTGATTCACTTCGCGGCGTTGAAAGCCGTAGGTGAATCGACCCGCATGCCGCTGGAATACTACGAGAACAACGTGGCGGGTACCGTGGTGCTGCTGGAAGAGATGCGCGCTGCAGGCGTGTGGAACTTCATTTTCAGCTCTTCAGCGACCGTATACGGCGCCGATGCACCGGTTCCTTATGTGGAAACCACGCCAATCGGTGGTACCACCAGCCCGTACGGCACCTCTAAGCTGATGATCGAATTCGTGATGCGCGATTTCGCCAAAGCAGATCCGAATTTCAAAGCCATCGCGCTGCGCTACTTTAACCCGGTTGGCGCGCATGAGTCTGGCGAGATTGGTGAAGACCCAACCGGTATTCCTAACAACCTGCTGCCGTATATCGCGCAGGTGGCAATTGGTCGCCTGGAGAAGCTGGGCGTGTTTGGTGATGACTACGACACGCCAGACGGCACCGCTCAGCGCGACTACATCCACGTGGTGGATTTGGCCGAAGGCCACCTGAAGGCGCTGGATCATCTGCCGAAAGTCACCGGTTACAAGGCGTATAATCTTGGCGGTGGGGTAGGGTTCTCGGTGCTGGAAATGATTAAGGCGTTCGAGAAGGCTTCTGGTAAGGCGATTCCGTTTGAGTTTAAGCCGCGTCGTGATGGCGATCTGCCGGCGTTCTGGGCGGATGCGACGCTCGCAAACAATGAGCTGGACTGGCGTGTGACGCGTGGGATCGATGCGATGATGCGTGATACGTGGAACTGGCAGAGTAAGAACCCGGAAGGGTTTAAGTAATTGAAAAATGCGAACTCAGCTTTAAAGCCTGTTACTTAAACATGTTTATGAACATAAATTCACTTTCTTGCTTCAAGTTTATAATTAAGGCATTTGACTTGCAGGCATGTTTGCATTGATTAGAAGCTCGAACTCTCGGGCTTCAGTTCCTTAAGTGACCAGCATTAAACTCATGATAACTTTTTTATACCATTGAGCAGTCCTTAATAGCGTTTACATTTTTTACTCCCCCACTGAGTAAGATGTGATGAACTAGTATGCGTTAAACCCACGCAACGCAATTACCCTCTACCCTTCAAATATACGGTCAACTCGACAGGCTAACCCCCCGTTCATTAATAAATAACGATCCAATCTAGCGGAAATGCTCCTGATGCCTGAACAGCGGATTAAAGAACTGAAACAGCAACTGGCTAAATCTGAAATTAAAGCAGGTTTTGTATAAGTCTCTGAAGCGGGAAGAAGTAATCGAATAACGTTCCTAGCATATCGTGCAGCAGGTGGTAGACATCCGTCTGCATCTTCTCTAGCTGCGTAAACATAAGCTATGTCACCTGCCGCGGTGACAGCTGATGGCTGGCCATGGCCTCTTGTTCCAGTTGCTGCACAGCGGCAGGCTTCTAAAATTACCTTGGCGGGCATATTACAAACGACAATAACTATCACTACTTTATTGCCATCCCAATTTGCCAAAAGTGTTGGAAATCAAGAGAAAGTCAGCCGCCCGTAGCAGGTGCGGGTAGCCGAATCACTATTTTGCCTTTACGAGTGGGAACAGCATATGCCAGCCTGAAAACGGACGTCTGGTAAAATATAGGGAATATTATGTGCAGGGTAGCATGCATGCCCGCACGTTGACTGTGCGTTCAGGATCGCTCAGGGCAGCAGACGGTCATAGCTTCCGCTGGTACATCACTCAGACAGGGGCATCCAGTACTGCTCTGAGGAATATCTATCGGGCATTGCACAAACGATATGGCATCACGAACTCAATGACGGACGGTTACGACTGTTAACAGAATGCACTGGCGGAACGGATAAACGGGATACTAAAAACTGAATATCTGCCCGTGAAATCGGAAAATATAGAACAGGAAAGAAATATGGTTAGAGAGTCCTTGAAAGTCTACAGAACCCAACAGTTTCAGGTGTCGCTATAATACAAAACGCCCGCTGAAGTTCATCGGGCGTTAGATAACTGAAAGTGTAAACCTATTCCAAAAGCCGTAACATAACTTCATGGGGATTCTACAATGAATGATTATTATCAGAAAATATCAGACCCTCACTTCATACTTACGGGCAACTTTACGACCTTTATTTCGTAAAGGTATTTCCAGATATCGATAGCTTAATTCAGATGAAATAAAAATTAGCCCTAAAGCAAATATTGTCATCCATAGCGATCTAAGGTAGGAATCTCCAGCTGCAAAACCGTAGTGAACCATAATCCGAACTGTTGATTCCTGAACTAAATAGATTACAGGCATGTGTGCCAGATAAATACTATATGATCGTGATGCAATCCATCTCATAGAACGAGCTAAAATCCCTTCGAATTCGGGTGAAAGAAATAAGCCGCCGTCCCAAGATGCAATATAAACCAGCAATGTAGAAGTTAGTGCTAAAGAACCGAAGAGAAAAATAGAACCTTTTAAAGCTGCCGGAATGGCGAAAAGTGAAAACAGCAGCAAAGTATTCACCAGATATCGGAGATGCCACCGCCTCAAAAAAACGGGTTTGATTTTACTGCCCAGCGACAACTTTAATATGGCTAAGAGGACACCAAAAATAAGACCATGATAGCGAAAGTTCGGACTCCAATCACCCTGTTGAACATTGTAGAGCAGGAGAATAGCCACTATCGAAAATGTGATTATTTTCCAGCGCGTTCTCATGAAAAGAAGAATGAAAGGTGCAACAAAATAGAATTGTTCTTCTAACGATAACGACCAATAAGGTCCATAAGTTGGCAAGTAACCTTGTTCAAGCAGATAACCGGAAAAAGCATTAAATGAAAAAGTGATTATTGTAATGCAATAAATAATATTGTGCCTAAATTCTCCAAATGCGTTGGTGATATTATAAAACGCTGAGAAAAAAAGGACCACAAACATCCAGAACCATGAGGCAGGGATCAATCTGTATATTCTTTTCACAAAAAAAGGAATAATAGTATGACGGAAAAGTTGTGTAGGTGATTGATTATTATTTAGATGAGTCAGAAGGTTCGTAGTAATCAGGTAGCCAGAAATAGAAAAGAAGAGATCAACACCGGGCCAGAGTTCAACGTACTTGTTGATATTTTGAAGTAATTGATGTTTGCTCCAGATATACAGAGTAGGCAAGTGTTCAAGAAGAACAGCAACTATTGCAAAAAACCTCAAATACTCAATTTCAATATTGAGCTTGCCTTTTTTTACCATACTAATCACCACTGCTAAGGGATTTTGGCGGGAAGCCCCGCCAGAAAATTATTTTACCATTCCCAAAAGATATTGACCGTATTCAGTCTTAGATAATTTCTGACCTTCGTTATAAACATCCTGGCTCGAAAGCCAGCCATTTTTGAAGGCGATTTCTTCAAGGCATGCTACTTTAAATCCTTGCCTTTTTTCAATCGTATGAATGAACTGAGAAGCTTCGATCAGACTGTCATGAGTACCAGTATCAAGCCACGCAAAGCCACGTCCTAAAAGTTCTACATTTAGCGAGTTTTGCTCTAAATATAGACGGTTGAGATCGGTGATTTCCAGCTCACCTCTGAGAGAAGGTTTTAATGTACGCGCATAGTCAGTGACATTGTTATCATAAAAATACAAGCCAGTAATAGCCCAGTTAGATTTTGGTTGAACAGGTTTTTCTTCCAGCGATAGGGCCTTAAAGTTCTCATCAAACTCAACGACACCAAAACGCTCAGGATCTTTAACCTGATAACCAAACACGGTAGCACCGTTAGTGTTTGCAGTTGTGCGTGCCAGAACAGGGGCAAATCCCTGGCCAAAGAAGATATTATCACCAAGAACTAATGCACAACTTTCATTGTTGATGAATTTTTCACCGATAATAAAAGCTTGAGCAAGGCCATCCGGACTCGCTTGAATAGCATAACTGAGGTTGATACCGAACTGGCTACCGTCACCCATCAGCCTGACAAATGAAGCGTGATCATCAGGTGTAGTAATGATTAGGATATCTTTGATACCCGCCAACATGAGCACCGAAACCGGATAATAAATCATAGGTTTATCGTAAACAGGTAGCAGCTGCTTTGATACACCTTTGGTTATTGGGTATAATCGGGTGCCAGAACCACCGGCAAGAACGATACCTTTCATTACAAATACTCCCCTGAATTATTATTTAAACCCAAACGCTGTCCCTGATAAGACCCGTCCTTAACGCGTTTCCACCACCACTCGTTTTCGAGATACCACTGAATCGTTTTGCGTAAGCCAGTTGCAAATGACTCCTGTGGAACCCAGCCTAATTCACGCTCAATCTTTGAGGCATCAATAGCATAACGGAGATCATGGCCCGGTCGATCCTTGACGAATGTGATCAGCTCCCGGTAGCTGCTGAGGTTAGGGAGTGTTGATGGAGAAAGCTCATCAAGAATGTCGCATATACTCTGCACAACCGTAAGGTTTGTCTGCTCATTATGACCGCCAATATTGTAAGTCTGGCCAATGACACCGTTTTTAACGACTTCCAGGAGGGCTCTAGCGTGATCTTCAACATATAACCAGTCACGAATCTGGCTACCGTTACCATAAACAGGCAGAGGTTTACCATGCAGAGCGTTAAGAATAGTCAGTGGTATCAATTTTTCTGGAAAATGATAAGGGCCATAATTATTCGAGCAATTAGTCACAAGAACCGGAAGGTTGTAGGTTCGATGCCATGCTCTCACCAGATGGTCGCTGCTCGCTTTTGATGCAGAATAGGGACTGCTTGGCGAGTAAGGTGTGTTCTCAGTGAACAAATCAGAAGTATTGTGCAAATCACCATATACTTCATCAGTTGAGATATGATGAAAGCGAAAGTCAATTTTATTGGTATCACTCAACCGGTTATAATACAGGCGTGAAGCTTCCAGCAGATTATAGGTGCCAATAATGTTAGTCTGAATGAACGCTCCTGGCCCATCAATCGAGCGGTCAACATGACTCTCTGCAGCTAAGTGCATGATTGCATTAGGCTTGAAAGAGTTAATCACTGATCTTATTGCATCGTAATCGCAGATATTAGCTTCAACGAAAGAAAATCCGGGTGAATTTTTAATCGTTTTTAGTGAGTCAAGATTACCCGCGTAAGTTAAAGCATCAACAACCAATACTTCATTATCACGATCAGCTACAAGAAGTCTCACTACAGCTGACCCGATGAACCCTGCACCGCCAGTTACTAAAATTTTCATACTCTTCCCGAAGATTTTGTTGCACGGCTGTACTATCTCACGCCGTACTAAACTGATGTCAATAACTCTTCATTATGACGATTTAATCCAGCCTTGACCAGTTTAGCAAACATCAACTTGGACGATACCATATTGAGCATTATGATAACTATTGCCAATGATATTAATTGAATGTTAATAATAACCTTGTTTATTTTATTATGGATGCTATCCCATGCATAAATTTTCAGACATAAGATCACCTTACAAACACCCCTCCATATTTCGAAGAATGGTGCTACCGTGTTAGAATTAAGGAGTTTTTTCAAAGAACTAATCCTGCCTAAATCGTTTTTTTAATCAGGAAAAGTTAAAAAAACCAGATAAATCATAGGCTTGTCCTTTTTTTTGTTCTGCATTGATGAAGATTTAATGAGCACTTTAGTTGCTACAGCTAAGGGCGGTAGCGTACTCATTTTAGGCAAAATTTTCTGTTTACTTGACTTATCACACTTAAGAAACTGCTACTTTAAAACTAGGTATTTTTAAGGTTAATCTTATGGAAATTAAAAAAGTTGACCAATTCGTGCGCGGTTGGTTTGTTGGCGGTTTTGAGCCCACGCTTTTTAAAACAACCGATGTTGAAGTGGCTGTTCAGCATTTCAAAGCGGGTGATAAAGAAGCAAGCCATTGCCACAAAATCGCTACTGAAATCACTGTGCTCGTCAGTGGTAAAGCATTAATGAATGGTAAGCTTATCAATGCTGGAGAGGTTGTGAAAATATCTCCCGGTGAGTACACGGATTTCGAAGCAATAGAAGACACTGTTACTACAGTAGTAAAAGTTCCTGGCGCATTAAATGATAAATATCTTAAGGCAGAATGAAAATGTTAAATATCGTTGTTCCTATGGCAGGTCGAGGCAGTCGGTTCGCTAAAGACGGTTATAAAGATCCTAAACCTTTGATCCCACTCAACGACAAACGTATGATCCAAGTGGTTATTAATAATCTTAAACCCATTCAGCCTCATAAGTTTATTTTCATTTGTCAGCAGGATCATATTGAAAAATATGATTTATCAAAAAAGCTCAATGAGTGGGCGCCGGGGTGTGACATTGTTGGAATTAACGGTATTACGGATGGAGCCGCATGCACTGTGATGTGTGCGAAAGATTATATTGATAACGATCAGCCGTTGATGATTGCTAATTCTGACCAGTGGATTGATATCGATATTAACGATTATTTAAAGTATATGGATGATAACAAGCTTTCAGGCCTGATTATGACTATGTCAGCAGACGATCCTAAATGGTCTTATGCTGAATTAAATAATGTCGGCAAGGTTACTCGCGTTGTTGAAAAGGAAGTGGTCTCAGAAGAAGCAACGGTAGGTATCTATAATTTCAAACATGGCGCTGACTTTTGCCGTAATGCTAATAAAATGATTGAAATTAATGAACGTACCAACGGTGAGTTTTATGTAGCACCAGTATATACATGGATGTATCGCGAAGAAGATGCAAATATTGGTATTTATAATATTGGTGCTGAAGCAGACGGGATGTATGGTTTGGGCATTCCTTCTGATTTAAAATTATTTTTATCACTGGATGTTTCGAAGAAAGCGCTGGATTTTTAAGTATGACAAATGCTAAGAAAAAAATATGCCTCATTGGTCATGAATGTGGGTATTATAAAGGTCAAGGTGGGGTTGCAACCTATATAGAACATACAGCAAAAGGATTTAGTAGGTTAGGATATGAGGTCCATACTATTTTTTTGCACGGTAGTGACCTACATGATCCTGAAATCACGTGTTGGAAAATAAAAGATAACTATAGCATTTTCAAAAATTCTAAAGCAATTGACGAAGTGCTGTCGCAAATAAAACCTGATTTTGTTGAAGTTACCGACTTTATCGGTCTAGCGAGTTACACTCTTGCAAAGCGCGCGCTTGAGGGACTGGATTATTCATGTCGTTTTATCACGAACAATCATACCGGTATCCGTGAGGTTTGGGAGTGGGGAACAGCCCTTGACTTTATGGAGTGTGCTCCGCCATGGATGATCGAAATGTACCAATATGAGAGAGCTCAATCAATACTAAGTGATGCTAATTTCTCGACTTCAAATTTCCTTTCGAATTACCTCAGTGCTTTACATGACACTAAAGTTAAAACCTGTCCATCATATTATCCGTTAGCAGAACAAACCATCCCGCCTGTCAGAGATAGTAATGGATCTTTTGAAATTCTTTCTCTGGGGCGGTTTGAGCTTCGAAAAAAGCAGGAGTTGTTGATACTTGCTGCCTGCGAATTAATGAGCGAGGGTTGTAACCTGCATGTAACGTTGATCGGTAATAGCGGTGATGATTTTTATGATCGCCGCGACTATATGGATACATGCTATGGACTTATTCCACTTGAGCTAAAAAAGAACTTTAGTTTTTATGATTTTATTCCTTATAAAGAATTACAAAAACAATATAAAAATTATGATCTGTTCGTAATTCCATCGCCATATGAAAACTTCCCAAACACTGCGTTAGAAGCGATTAATTATGGTCTGATCGTCGCCGGTAGTAAAACCAGTGGTATAGCTGATATGAGCGGGCCTGCTGCTGAAAAACTTTGTTTTGAGAAAAACTCTGTTGACTCTATCAAGCAGATGTTGACAGAGTTTAGCAATATGAGTCGGGAAGAGAAAGAAGATATAAGAAAAGTACAGCGTGAATCGCTGAAGTCTTTGGTCAGTTTTGAGAGTGCTATTGTCGCCAGAGCGAGTCAATACGAAAGTATTGAAATCAAATCAACTAATGTCCGGCCGCTTCTTGAGAAATGTCTTTTCGTTACTATGAAAGATGATGCGCGTCTTGAATATATGTTTCTGGGAGACAAGAAAATTCATATCGATAGCAATGAGGCTTATCAATTTGTTGATGCAGCAGAATATATGATTATTCTGCCATCTGATAATTTGGACGATGCTATTACGGAAAAAAATTACCTACCGGAAAAAAATGTTATTTCTGCATTTTCATATGATCATCCCTACGGAACTGTTTTGGATATAAATAAATCAAGAAAAGCTTTTTCACAATTGACCATCAATGTCGCAGATGTCTCAATCAGTAAGCATGTTAAAGCGTCAAGATTGATTGCAGAAATATTGTTCTCCTGTAAAGATGTTGTCTTCTTCAGAGAAGATTCAACAAGGGTGGAAAAGGGTATTGGCATTGATTTAATGTATGAACTTGACCTGTTGAGATATAAATATAATGGTTAAAAACGTTTTCGTGATTATTCATGGCCCTCTTGAAGAGGATTTTTTAGAGAAAAACTTGAATGCAATTCACAAACAACTAAGCAATGCGAAAGTTTTAATATCGACGTACAAAAAAGACGCAGATAA is a window of Pantoea rwandensis DNA encoding:
- a CDS encoding glycosyltransferase family 2 protein, yielding MLNIVVPMAGRGSRFAKDGYKDPKPLIPLNDKRMIQVVINNLKPIQPHKFIFICQQDHIEKYDLSKKLNEWAPGCDIVGINGITDGAACTVMCAKDYIDNDQPLMIANSDQWIDIDINDYLKYMDDNKLSGLIMTMSADDPKWSYAELNNVGKVTRVVEKEVVSEEATVGIYNFKHGADFCRNANKMIEINERTNGEFYVAPVYTWMYREEDANIGIYNIGAEADGMYGLGIPSDLKLFLSLDVSKKALDF
- the galE gene encoding UDP-glucose 4-epimerase GalE; the protein is MAILVTGGAGYIGSHTVLALLERGDDVVVLDNLCNASREAVNRVEKLSGKKAVFVEGDIRDRACLRDLFAANDISAVIHFAALKAVGESTRMPLEYYENNVAGTVVLLEEMRAAGVWNFIFSSSATVYGADAPVPYVETTPIGGTTSPYGTSKLMIEFVMRDFAKADPNFKAIALRYFNPVGAHESGEIGEDPTGIPNNLLPYIAQVAIGRLEKLGVFGDDYDTPDGTAQRDYIHVVDLAEGHLKALDHLPKVTGYKAYNLGGGVGFSVLEMIKAFEKASGKAIPFEFKPRRDGDLPAFWADATLANNELDWRVTRGIDAMMRDTWNWQSKNPEGFK
- a CDS encoding acyltransferase family protein, producing MVKKGKLNIEIEYLRFFAIVAVLLEHLPTLYIWSKHQLLQNINKYVELWPGVDLFFSISGYLITTNLLTHLNNNQSPTQLFRHTIIPFFVKRIYRLIPASWFWMFVVLFFSAFYNITNAFGEFRHNIIYCITIITFSFNAFSGYLLEQGYLPTYGPYWSLSLEEQFYFVAPFILLFMRTRWKIITFSIVAILLLYNVQQGDWSPNFRYHGLIFGVLLAILKLSLGSKIKPVFLRRWHLRYLVNTLLLFSLFAIPAALKGSIFLFGSLALTSTLLVYIASWDGGLFLSPEFEGILARSMRWIASRSYSIYLAHMPVIYLVQESTVRIMVHYGFAAGDSYLRSLWMTIFALGLIFISSELSYRYLEIPLRNKGRKVARKYEVRV
- the rfbB gene encoding dTDP-glucose 4,6-dehydratase, producing the protein MKILVTGGAGFIGSAVVRLLVADRDNEVLVVDALTYAGNLDSLKTIKNSPGFSFVEANICDYDAIRSVINSFKPNAIMHLAAESHVDRSIDGPGAFIQTNIIGTYNLLEASRLYYNRLSDTNKIDFRFHHISTDEVYGDLHNTSDLFTENTPYSPSSPYSASKASSDHLVRAWHRTYNLPVLVTNCSNNYGPYHFPEKLIPLTILNALHGKPLPVYGNGSQIRDWLYVEDHARALLEVVKNGVIGQTYNIGGHNEQTNLTVVQSICDILDELSPSTLPNLSSYRELITFVKDRPGHDLRYAIDASKIERELGWVPQESFATGLRKTIQWYLENEWWWKRVKDGSYQGQRLGLNNNSGEYL
- the galF gene encoding UTP--glucose-1-phosphate uridylyltransferase GalF; the encoded protein is MTKLKAVIPVAGLGMHMLPATKAIPKEMLPIVDKPMIQYIVDECVAAGIKEIVLVTHASKNAVENHFDTTYELEALLEARVKRQLLSEVQSICPPGVTIMNVRQANPLGLGHSVLCARPMIGDNPFVVVLPDVLLDDSTADHLRYNLAAMVARFEETGHSQVLAKHMPGEDLTEYGVLTTEAPIDNPGDISTITNIIEKPEAGQLDSDLTAVGRYVLSADIWQELENTEPGAWGRIQLTDAIASLSKKKPVDAQLLTGTSFDCGKKMGYMQAFVSYGLRNNAQGRDFREAIQKILAK
- a CDS encoding glycosyltransferase family 4 protein, whose protein sequence is MTNAKKKICLIGHECGYYKGQGGVATYIEHTAKGFSRLGYEVHTIFLHGSDLHDPEITCWKIKDNYSIFKNSKAIDEVLSQIKPDFVEVTDFIGLASYTLAKRALEGLDYSCRFITNNHTGIREVWEWGTALDFMECAPPWMIEMYQYERAQSILSDANFSTSNFLSNYLSALHDTKVKTCPSYYPLAEQTIPPVRDSNGSFEILSLGRFELRKKQELLILAACELMSEGCNLHVTLIGNSGDDFYDRRDYMDTCYGLIPLELKKNFSFYDFIPYKELQKQYKNYDLFVIPSPYENFPNTALEAINYGLIVAGSKTSGIADMSGPAAEKLCFEKNSVDSIKQMLTEFSNMSREEKEDIRKVQRESLKSLVSFESAIVARASQYESIEIKSTNVRPLLEKCLFVTMKDDARLEYMFLGDKKIHIDSNEAYQFVDAAEYMIILPSDNLDDAITEKNYLPEKNVISAFSYDHPYGTVLDINKSRKAFSQLTINVADVSISKHVKASRLIAEILFSCKDVVFFREDSTRVEKGIGIDLMYELDLLRYKYNG
- the rfbA gene encoding glucose-1-phosphate thymidylyltransferase RfbA, whose amino-acid sequence is MKGIVLAGGSGTRLYPITKGVSKQLLPVYDKPMIYYPVSVLMLAGIKDILIITTPDDHASFVRLMGDGSQFGINLSYAIQASPDGLAQAFIIGEKFINNESCALVLGDNIFFGQGFAPVLARTTANTNGATVFGYQVKDPERFGVVEFDENFKALSLEEKPVQPKSNWAITGLYFYDNNVTDYARTLKPSLRGELEITDLNRLYLEQNSLNVELLGRGFAWLDTGTHDSLIEASQFIHTIEKRQGFKVACLEEIAFKNGWLSSQDVYNEGQKLSKTEYGQYLLGMVK